The stretch of DNA TCCGAAAGATTTAGTTCAATACACCCTGGGGGTATTTACTAATTCAAAAAAGCGATGGCCGGGCCATAACCCTGCTTCCAGTTGGTCCACGATTGTTATGCTAATTTTAGCATTTGGCTTAGCTTTGACAGGCTATCTTATGGGATCCGGCCTTAAGGAAGAGATTGAGGACATACATGAGCTCATGGCAAATTCTTTTCTTATCGTTGTCGTTATGCATGTCATCGGCGTTGCAATTCACTCATTTCAGCATAGAGACTCAATAGCTCTTAGCATGCTGGATGGTAAAAAAGATTTAAGCTCTGAAGTGAGCTCCATACCCAACAGCAGAGGAATCGCAGCCACCTTTCTTGTGGTTTTCATGATTGTCGTGGCTAGTTACTTGATCTCGAATTTTGATTCAAATAAAGGAACTCTTGATTTTTTTGGAAGGACCTTAACTTTAGGTGAGGGGAGTGGCGCACCTGAATAGACTTGGCGCTTCAGGTGCGATAAAAATCGTCGTCTGCGTTTACGTTTCTTCCTTCGCGTAACACACGGCTTCGATATTATGCCCATCAAGGTCATAGATAAAGGCAGCATAGTAACTGTCCCCATGCTCAGGTCTTAACCCAGGCTCACCGTTGGACTTAGCCCCCAGGCTTAAAGCTGTTTCATAAAATTTACGAACCTGGGATCTAGAAGCTGCGGATAAAGCCACATGAACCCGGGTGCTGATGTTCCCACCCTCCGCTTGCTTCAACCAAAAAGGAACATGGCCCGCACGTCCAAACCCTGCATAGGGACCTCCCTCGTGAATAAGGGAATGCCCTAAAGCTGTAAGTAATTTTTCATAAAAAGACTGGCTCGTTTTTTTGTCTTTAACCATCAACATTAAATGATCGATCATGGAAACCTCCGTATAGAATATCGTTTGATATTAAAAATATTTATTTTGCGTTTAAACCACGGGTACTGTGCCGCCATCTATGACGTATTCAGCTCCGTTGATAGATGCCGCTTTATCCGACGAAAGAAACGCGATCAGTTCCGCCACTTCTTCAGGTTTTGCCGGTCGTCCAATGGGAATTCCGCCTAAGGCGTCCATCACACTTTGCCGAGCTTGTTCCACCGTGATGTTGTTCTTTCTTGAAATTTCGCCAAGAAATTCAATCGAGGCATCCGTTTCAACCCAACCCGGAGAAACGCTATTCACGCGCACCCCTTTAGGACTAATTTCTTTAGATAAGCTTTTACTGTAATTTGCGAGCGCTGCTTTGGCGGCCGCATAAGGAATAGTGGATTCGTATAAGGGAAGACTTCTTTGAATACTGACAACGTGAACAATCGAGCCGCGGCCTTGCTTTAACATTTCCGGTACAAGCAATCGATTTAAACGAACTGCCGGAAACAAATTTAGATTCAAAGATTTTTGCCAGTCTTCATCAGACAACGCACTAAACCCACCGGCCGGGGAACTTGAGCCCCCCACGACATGAGCGATGATATCAATGCCGCCTAATTGTGAAAGCACCTGTTCCGCAATAAGTTTGGTTCCTTCCACCGTGGCAAGATCTGATTTTACGAAAATGACCCCTTCAGGCAGCTGATCTGTTGTTTCTCGCGCAGTGGTTAAAACCTTGGCTCCGGCTAAGGCGAAACGTTTGACGGTGGCAAGGCCGACACCCGAGGTGCCTCCTGTCACTAAAACTCTTTTGCCTTTAAACTCGGACGGGCTCACTTCGTATGGGTAGCTCATTATTCCTCCTAGTGGATGTTCTTTAATATTTTTAATACAATGTTGTATTAAAAGCAATGTGTTAATTTTATATCTCATAAGTATTTGAAATTGCTTGTATAATACGTCTTGTTTTAATG from Bdellovibrio bacteriovorus encodes:
- a CDS encoding VOC family protein, producing MIDHLMLMVKDKKTSQSFYEKLLTALGHSLIHEGGPYAGFGRAGHVPFWLKQAEGGNISTRVHVALSAASRSQVRKFYETALSLGAKSNGEPGLRPEHGDSYYAAFIYDLDGHNIEAVCYAKEET
- a CDS encoding cytochrome b/b6 domain-containing protein; the encoded protein is MRTKMVYDLPTRIFHWSFVFLFLSSFIIAKNVDDESIVFAFHMLSGLLLGFLVIWRIFWGFFGSEHARFIDFSLNPKDLVQYTLGVFTNSKKRWPGHNPASSWSTIVMLILAFGLALTGYLMGSGLKEEIEDIHELMANSFLIVVVMHVIGVAIHSFQHRDSIALSMLDGKKDLSSEVSSIPNSRGIAATFLVVFMIVVASYLISNFDSNKGTLDFFGRTLTLGEGSGAPE
- a CDS encoding SDR family oxidoreductase, translating into MSYPYEVSPSEFKGKRVLVTGGTSGVGLATVKRFALAGAKVLTTARETTDQLPEGVIFVKSDLATVEGTKLIAEQVLSQLGGIDIIAHVVGGSSSPAGGFSALSDEDWQKSLNLNLFPAVRLNRLLVPEMLKQGRGSIVHVVSIQRSLPLYESTIPYAAAKAALANYSKSLSKEISPKGVRVNSVSPGWVETDASIEFLGEISRKNNITVEQARQSVMDALGGIPIGRPAKPEEVAELIAFLSSDKAASINGAEYVIDGGTVPVV